One window from the genome of Oryza glaberrima chromosome 3, OglaRS2, whole genome shotgun sequence encodes:
- the LOC127766730 gene encoding SPX domain-containing protein 4 translates to MKFGKDFRSHLEETLPAWRDKYLAYKSLKKLIKNLPPDGDPPPVAAAAEVPAGDGDGDGGIALGNWFARVLDMELQKLNDFYIEREEWYVIRLQVLKERIERVKAKKNGAFTSKSEFTEEMLEIRKAFVIIHGEMILLQTYSSLNFAGLVKILKKYDKRTGGLLSLPFTQRARHQPFFTTEPLTRLVRECEANLELLFPIEAEVLESASSSAKLQPQNDDAASHDPASSVDVETSDVYRSTLAAMKAIQGLRKASSTYNPLSLARFFHGEDGEACSGAITSESDSYSDSQIEDAEDDDKEVQSREQNTAQNAAEGQPRDE, encoded by the exons ATGAAATTCGGGAAGGATTTCAGGAGCCACCTGGAGGAGACACTGCCGGCGTGGAGGGACAAGTATCTGGCGTACAAGTCCCTCAAGAAGCTAATCAAGAACCTGCCCCCCGATGGAGATCCCCCtcccgtcgccgcggcggcggaggtgcctgcgggagatggggatggggatgggggcATCGCCCTGGGGAACTGGTTCGCCAGGGTCCTCGACATGGAGCTCCAGAAGCTCAACGACTTCTACATCGAGAGGGAGGAGTGGTACGTCATCCGCCTCCAG GTGCTCAAAGAAAGAATTGAACGTGTCAAAGCTAAGAAGAATGGGGCTTTTACATCTAAGAGCGAATTCACTGAAGAGATGTTAGAGATACGCAAAGCTTTTGTCATCATCCATGGGGAGATGATTCTTCTGCAAACCTATAGCTCCCTAAATTTTGCCG GACTTGTGAAGATACTGAAAAAATATGACAAGAGAACAGGTGGTTTGCTCAGCCTACCTTTCACTCAACGTGCTCGACACCAACCATTTTTCACAACGGAACCTTTAACAAGGCTTGTTCGAGAATGTGAGGCTAATCTTGAGCTCCTGTTTCCTATCGAAGCAGAAGTACTTGAGTCTGCTAGCTCCTCTGCTAAGTTGCAACCTCAGAATGATGATGCGGCTAGCCATGACCCAGCGTCATCTGTCGATGTTGAAACCTCGGACGTGTACCGAAGCACACTCGCGGCAATGAAGGCGATTCAGGGCCTCCGCAAAGCCAGCTCTACTTACAATCCCTTGTCGCTCGCCAGGTTCTTCCATGGAGAGGATGGTGAAGCCTGCTCTGGAGCCATCACCTCTGAAAGTGATTCCTATTCTGATTCCCAGATTGAAGATGCTGAAGATGATGATAAAGAGGTGCAATCAAGGGAGCAGAATACGGCTCAAAATGCTGCAGAAGGCCAGCCACGTGATGAATGA
- the LOC127766729 gene encoding uncharacterized protein LOC127766729, whose product MDWAAAGYTAAALVCAAAATVIALVHIYRHLLHYAEPIYQRFIVRLIFMVPVYAVMSFLSLILPDNSIYFNSIREIYDAWVIYNFFSLCLAWVGGPGAVVVSLNGRTLKPSWFLMTCCFPAIPLDGRFIRRCKQGCLQFVILKPILVVITFILYAKGKYADGNFSVKQSYLYITIIYTVSYSMALYALAVFYAACRDLLRPYNPVPKFIMIKSVVFLTYWQGVLVFLAAKSRFIKNAEKAADLQNFVLCVEMLIAAIGHLFAFPYNEYAGPNGRPSGDFKGSLLHALKFNDFYHDTVHQFAPTYNEYVLYNHNEGDSTQRKYPSASTVPSGRDVELSGISVMPANGAVTSSVSSNQADQEETMSTPIKDRVDNVGLYDLTDLLDVDLSNYPAKVPAISDVRKQ is encoded by the exons ATGgactgggcggcggcggggtacacggcggcggcgctggtgtgcgccgcggcggccaccgtCATCGCGCTCGTGCACATctaccgccacctcctccactaCGCGGAGCCCATCTACCAGCGATTCATCGTCCGCCTCATCTTCATGGTCCCG GTCTATGCCGTGATGTCGTTCCTTTCCCTTATCTTACCAGATAattcaatatattttaattCTATTCGAGAGAT TTATGATGCTTGGGTCATCTACAATTTCTTTTCACTTTGCTTGGCATGGGTTGGAGGTCCTGGTGCTGTGGTGGTAAGTTTGAATGGGCGAACCCTGAAGCCATCGTGGTTTCTGATGACTTGCTGTTTTCCAGCTATTCCTCTAGATGG GCGTTTTATTCGGAGATGCAAACAAGGCTGTTTGCAGTTTGTGATTCTTAAGCCTATTTTGGTGGTTATTACCTTCATACTTTATGCGAAAGGAAAATACGCAGATGGAAACTTTAGTGTCAAGCAATCCTATCTATACATTACTATCATATATACAGTCTCATACTCAATGGCACTATATGCTCTTGCGGTGTTCTATGCGGCATGCAGAGATCTGCTTCGGCCATATAATCCTGTCCCAAAATTCATCATGATCAAATCAGTAGTGTTTCTCACATATTGGCAG GGTGTCCTGGTTTTCCTTGCTGCAAAATCTCGGTTTATCAAAAATGCTGAAAAAGCTGCTGATCTCCAGAACTTCGTATTGTGTGTTGAAATGCTCATAGCAGCTATTGGCCACCTATTTGCATTTCCTTACAACGAGTATGCTGGTCCCAATGGTCGACCTTCTGGTGATTTCAAGGGAAGCCTTCTGCATGCTCTGAAGTTCAATGATTTCTACCATGATACTGTTCATCAG TTTGCACCTACCTATAACGAATATGTGCTGTACAATCACAATGAGGGAGACAGCACTCAAAGGAAGTATCCTTCAGCGAGTACCGTGCCATCCGGGCGGGATGTAGAATTGTCTGGCATCTCTGTGATGCCTGCGAACGGTGCGGTGACATCAAGCGTATCGTCAAACCAGGCAGATCAGGAAGAAACAATGAGCACCCCAATCAAGGACAGAGTTGATAATGTAGGGCTTTACGACCTGACAGACTTGCTTGATGTGGATTTGTCTAACTACCCAGCCAAGGTTCCTGCAATCTCTGATGTAAGAAAACAATGA